Within Gilvibacter sp. SZ-19, the genomic segment AGTTCGCCCATTTGTTTGATCTGGGCGGCAGGGAATTCTTGTTTGTTGTCGCGTTCAATTACTCCGGGGAGGAGTTCATTTTTTGCAAAATCACGGGCCGCATCGCGGATCATTTCGTGTTCTTCGGTTAAGCTAAAATCCATGGAAGTCAGTATTCTTTAAATTATTCTCAAAAAAGGTAGGCAAAGATACTTCTTAAATGGCATATTTTCAATAAATCCTACTATTTTTAAGAATGCTTAAAAACCACTATCACGTAGTTGGAGTTATGTCAGGCACTTCTTTAGATGGAGTGGACCTGGCAGAGGTATTTTTTGAGTTCAATAACGGCCAGTGGGACTATCGTTTCGGGCATACTTTCACCGAGCCTTATGACGACCGCCGCGATAAATCTTGGTTGGCCAGTTTGGTGAATCTCTCTCCGGCGGCATTGGATGAAGCAGACCATTCCTATTCTTTAATGTTGGGGGCTGTCATCAATCGTTTTATTAAGGCCAACAATATCAAAGGGCTCGACGCGGTCTGTTCTCACGGACATACAGCCTTGCATCAGCCTAAAAAAGGCATTACACGGCAAATAGGCAATCAGAAGATCATTGCAGAGGTCCTAAAACAAACTGTGGTTTGTGACTTTCGAGTACAGGATGTTGCCTTGGGAGGTCAAGGGGCGCCTTTGGTACCTATAGGAGATAGATTGCTCTTTGGCAACTATGACTACTGTATCAATTTGGGCGGATTTGCCAATATCTCGTTCGAACAAGATGGTCAACGGATAGCCTACGATCTTTGTCCGGTTAACATAGTGTTGAATGAGCTGGTCAAGCCGCTGGGCCTATCTTATGACGATCGTGGTCAATTGGCAAGTCAAGGAAAGCTCATTCCAGATTTGCTTGCTCAACTCAATGCCTTGTCATTTTATGCTCAAAAGCCTCCAAAATCTTTGGGCTTGGAATGGGTGAAGCGAAACATAGATCCTTTGCTCAAAGGTCAGCAGCATAAAACAGAAGACCTACTCGCCACCTTGGTCGAGCATATGGCCATGCAAATTGCTGCTCCTTTAAAAAGCAATGCGAAGCTCTTGTTTACAGGAGGTGGAGCTTATAATGATTATCTGCTTCAGCGAATAGAGGCGCATAAGTCTTTGAAAATCAAAGTTCCGGAAAGGGAGCTTGTTGAGTACAAAGAGGCTCTGATTTTTGCGCTCTTGGGAGTTCTGAAATTGAGAGAGGAGATAAATTGCTTGTCCTCGGTCACAGGAGCGTCTAAGGATCATTCTAGCGGAGTCATATTTAACCTTAATATTTAGTTACAGCGAGCGGATTGGGCACTTAAGTTTGTTATATTTGTCTGCTACAATGCCAACCAACTAAATGAAAGAACTCCTTAAAGCTTACGAGAATAAAGCACCTGAAATTGTGTTCCATTGGAACGATCCTCTTACCGATGCAGAAGGCTGGACAGTGATCAATTCGCTCAGAGGAGGAGCTGCCGGTGGAGGAACCCGTATGCGTAAGGGTTTGGATATGAACGAGGTACTCTCTTTGGCCAAGACCATGGAGGTTAAATTTACCGTATCCGGCCCCCCGATTGGAGGTGCGAAATCTGGAATAAATTTTGACCCTGCAGATCCGAGAAAAAAGGAAGTTCTAGAGCGTTGGTACGCAGCCGTTTCACCGCTTTTAAAATCCTATTACGGCACAGGTGGAGATCTGAATGTAGACGAGATCCACGAAGTGATCCCGATCACGGAAGCCAGCGGTGTTTGGCATCCGCAGGAAGGAGTTTTCTCAGGACATTTTCAGCCGAGAGAGGCAGATAAGATCAACCGAATTGGTCAATTGCGTCAAGGCGTGATAAAGGTGATCGAGAATCCGAATTATACGCCAGATGTTACTAAGAAATATACCGTTGCCGACATGATAACTGGCTTTGGTGTGGCAGAAGCAGTTAGACATTACTATGAGGTTTACGGAGGTTCTGTAAAAGGAAAACGCGCTGTGATCCAAGGATTTGGAAACGTTGGGTCTGCCGCTGCCTATTATTTGGCTCTAATGGGAGCCAAGGTTGTTGGTATCATTGACCGCCATGGGGGAGTGATCAACGAGACCGGCTTTTCTTTGGCCGAGGTTACCGAGTTCTTTTTGAACAAACGCGGTAATGAACTTATGGTAGACAACATGATCCCATTTGACGAAATGAATAAGCGCATTTGGAGCTTGGAGACTGAGGTATTTGCACCTTGTGCCGCTTCACGCCTTATCACTCAAGATCAGATAGATCAAATGATCGCCTCAGGTTTGGAGGTTATTTCTTGCGGAGCCAATGTTCCTTTTGCCGATCCGGAGATCTTCTTTGGGTCTATCATGGAACATACGGACCGCGAAGTCAGTCTGATCCCAGATTTTATTTCAAATTGTGGAATGGCCAGAGTTTTTGCTTACTTTATGGAGCGAAAAGTTCAGATGACAGACGAAGCCATCTTTAACGATACTTCAGATACCATCCGCCGAGCTTTGGAAGCCACACACAAATCGAATCCGAATAAAACAAGAATAAGCGAAACTGCATTTGAGATCGCTTTAAAACAACTTATATAATACCAACAGTATGGAATCTATTATCATTCTCATTTTTGTATTTGGTTATTTGTCAATTACCCTAGAACACCCTTTGCGCTTGGACAAAACTGTCCCGGCTTTGATAATGGCAGCCCTTATTTGGGCCGTCCTTTCGATAGGGTTTGCCTCGGGTTGGTTCAGTGTTATAGATACCCATGAGAATGTCTTCACCTATATAGCGGGAGACCATCACATGGAAGAAGGATTCTCCAACACACTGTTGCATCACTTGGGTAAAACCGCAGAGATACTCATCTTCTTGATAGGGGCCATGACCATAGTGGAGATCATAGATCTGCACCGTGGTTTTGAGATCCTCAAGGGAGCTGTAAAGACCAAGAGCAAGAAGCGTCTGCTTTGGATCATTGGTATTTTGGCATTCATCTTATCGGCTATCATTGATAACCTTACTGCGACTATCGTGTTGGTTACCTTGCTGCGCAAGTTGATCCCAACGCGTGAAGATCGTTTGTGGTTTGCTTCTATGGTTGTAATCGCCGCTAACGCTGGTGGGGCTTGGTCGCCTATTGGAGACGTAACCACCACCATGCTTTGGATCGCCAATAAAGTAACAGCACTTGGACTGGTGAAGTTTGTGGTATTGCCGTCAATCGCTTGTTTTATTGTGCCATTCTTTATTGCCAGTCGCATGAAGCCTTTTCAAGGCGAGGTGACTGGAGTAGACAAGGACGAAGATGCAGAAGGGCGCAGACTGCTCAGTAGTAAGACCATGCTTTTCTTAGGATTGGGGATGATAGTATCTGTGCCGATCTTTAAAACAGTTACGCACTTGCCACCGTATATCGGGATGATGTTTGCCTTGGGTATTGTATGGTTGGTGTCTGAGTATATTCACCCGGAAGAGGACTTTTCTGAATCAGAAAGACATAAGTATTCAGCACATAAGGCCCTGTCGCGTATAGAAATTTCAAGTATCCTCTTCTTCCTCGGGATCCTAATGGCCGTTGCCGGACTAGAGAGTTTGGTTTACGGAACCTCTATGGACGGAGAACAAGTCGGTACGCTTCGTTATTTGGCGGAAGTGCTGCAAGGCGCTATTCCATATGAGGATGTAGTAGTGATCTTGTTAGGTATCTTCTCTGCTATTATAGATAATGTACCGCTTGTGGCAGCCTCTATAGGTATGTACGAGTCGCCAACAGATTCTGTGCTGTGGCACTTTATCGCCTACTCTGCAGGAACTGGAGGTTCTATGTTGATCATCGGATCTGCTGCTGGTGTTGCTGCTATGGGAATGGAGAAGATCGATTTTATCTGGTATTTGAAAAAGATAACTTGGTTAGCTTTCGTTGGTTTTGCAGTAGGTGCTGCCGTGTATCTGTTGTTCCAACGTGTGCTCTTAGTATAAGCCCTTACAATTTCTGAACGTATTGTTCGTTCTACCATTATTAAACCTAAAGTATGTTGAATTACCTACTTCAGGACCCAACTACCGATGCCGTAGATGGCCTGGAACCTGTCGTTGAAGAAAAAACGATATCACTTATGGAGCTACTACTCAATGGAGGAGTAGCCGGTCAAATCATTATCGCTGTTTTGTTTGTACTGCTCTTTGTAGCCATGTACATCTATTTTGAACGCCTGTTCGCGATTAAATCGGCTTCTAAGATAGACAGCAACTTCATGAATCAAATTCGAGACAATGTGGGTTCCGGAAACCTAGAGGCTGCCAAACTATTATGTGTGCAGCAGAATTCTCCTGTAGCTCGTCTAACAGAGAAAGGAATCTCCCGCATCGGAAGTCCTTTAGATGATATTAATACCGCCATTGAAAATGCCGGACGCTTGGAAGTTTACAAAATGGAAAAGAATGTCAGCATTCTGGCTACCATTGCGGG encodes:
- a CDS encoding anhydro-N-acetylmuramic acid kinase; its protein translation is MLKNHYHVVGVMSGTSLDGVDLAEVFFEFNNGQWDYRFGHTFTEPYDDRRDKSWLASLVNLSPAALDEADHSYSLMLGAVINRFIKANNIKGLDAVCSHGHTALHQPKKGITRQIGNQKIIAEVLKQTVVCDFRVQDVALGGQGAPLVPIGDRLLFGNYDYCINLGGFANISFEQDGQRIAYDLCPVNIVLNELVKPLGLSYDDRGQLASQGKLIPDLLAQLNALSFYAQKPPKSLGLEWVKRNIDPLLKGQQHKTEDLLATLVEHMAMQIAAPLKSNAKLLFTGGGAYNDYLLQRIEAHKSLKIKVPERELVEYKEALIFALLGVLKLREEINCLSSVTGASKDHSSGVIFNLNI
- a CDS encoding Glu/Leu/Phe/Val dehydrogenase dimerization domain-containing protein — protein: MKELLKAYENKAPEIVFHWNDPLTDAEGWTVINSLRGGAAGGGTRMRKGLDMNEVLSLAKTMEVKFTVSGPPIGGAKSGINFDPADPRKKEVLERWYAAVSPLLKSYYGTGGDLNVDEIHEVIPITEASGVWHPQEGVFSGHFQPREADKINRIGQLRQGVIKVIENPNYTPDVTKKYTVADMITGFGVAEAVRHYYEVYGGSVKGKRAVIQGFGNVGSAAAYYLALMGAKVVGIIDRHGGVINETGFSLAEVTEFFLNKRGNELMVDNMIPFDEMNKRIWSLETEVFAPCAASRLITQDQIDQMIASGLEVISCGANVPFADPEIFFGSIMEHTDREVSLIPDFISNCGMARVFAYFMERKVQMTDEAIFNDTSDTIRRALEATHKSNPNKTRISETAFEIALKQLI
- the nhaD gene encoding sodium:proton antiporter NhaD is translated as MESIIILIFVFGYLSITLEHPLRLDKTVPALIMAALIWAVLSIGFASGWFSVIDTHENVFTYIAGDHHMEEGFSNTLLHHLGKTAEILIFLIGAMTIVEIIDLHRGFEILKGAVKTKSKKRLLWIIGILAFILSAIIDNLTATIVLVTLLRKLIPTREDRLWFASMVVIAANAGGAWSPIGDVTTTMLWIANKVTALGLVKFVVLPSIACFIVPFFIASRMKPFQGEVTGVDKDEDAEGRRLLSSKTMLFLGLGMIVSVPIFKTVTHLPPYIGMMFALGIVWLVSEYIHPEEDFSESERHKYSAHKALSRIEISSILFFLGILMAVAGLESLVYGTSMDGEQVGTLRYLAEVLQGAIPYEDVVVILLGIFSAIIDNVPLVAASIGMYESPTDSVLWHFIAYSAGTGGSMLIIGSAAGVAAMGMEKIDFIWYLKKITWLAFVGFAVGAAVYLLFQRVLLV
- a CDS encoding MotA/TolQ/ExbB proton channel family protein; translation: MLNYLLQDPTTDAVDGLEPVVEEKTISLMELLLNGGVAGQIIIAVLFVLLFVAMYIYFERLFAIKSASKIDSNFMNQIRDNVGSGNLEAAKLLCVQQNSPVARLTEKGISRIGSPLDDINTAIENAGRLEVYKMEKNVSILATIAGAAPMIGFLGTVIGMVLAFHQLATSSGQAEMGSLAEGIYTAMTTTVAGLVVGIIAYMGYNHLVVKTDKVVHQMEANAVDFLDLLNEPA